One window of Cydia strobilella chromosome 10, ilCydStro3.1, whole genome shotgun sequence genomic DNA carries:
- the LOC134744588 gene encoding T-complex protein 1 subunit theta: protein MALHVPRAPGVPSMMKDGARMFSGLEEAVYRNITACKQFAQSVRSAYGPNGMNKMIINHIDKQFVTSDAGTIIRELDVEHPAAKLMVLGSQMQDAEVGDGTNFVIVMSGALLEAAEELLRLGVTTSEIAEGYETALEKCLEILPDLVCHEIKDVKNTDEVIKSVRPAIMAKQYGNEDFIAGLVAKACIAILPEQTTFNVDNVRICKVLGAGLLQSDVLSGMVFKREVEGDVTSVEKAKIAIYSCPIDITQTETKGTVLIKSADELLNFSRGEESLLEKQIKDIADTGVKVIVAGAKFGDMALHLLNKYGIMAVRLPSKFDLRRVAKTVNATVLPRLTTPTAQELGYCDIVAVDEVGDTRVVIFRMESTESRISTVLIRGSTDNYMDDIERAIDDGVNTFKNSARDGRFLPGAGATEISLAARLLQHADTLPGLAQYAVRKFALALEAVPRALAENTGANATEVINNIYKAHKEGNKNAGYDIESENNGVCDAKEKGIFDAFVLKRWGLKYAVEAATTILKVDQIIMAKRAGGPKARQPQGSDDES from the exons ATGGCTTTACATGTTCCAAGAGCCCCGGGTGTACCCTCAATGATGAAAGATGGAGCACGG ATGTTCTCTGGTTTAGAAGAAGCTGTATACCGAAACATAACTGCCTGTAAGCAATTTGCACAAAGTGTGCGCTCTGCCTATGGTCCAAATGGCATGAACAAAATGATCATTAACCACATTGACAAGCAGTTCGTGACGAGTGATGCTGGCACCATTATCAGAGAACTGGATGTAGAGCACCCTGCAGCCAAGCTCATGGTCCTGGGCAGTCAGATGCAAGATGCTGAAGTTGGAGAtg GTACAAACTTTGTCATTGTAATGTCTGGAGCTCTCCTGGAAGCAGCAGAAGAACTTCTCCGTCTTGGTGTGACCACCAGCGAGATTGCCGAGGGCTATGAAACTGCCCTCGAAAAGTGCCTTGAAATCTTACCTGATCTTGTCTGCCATGAGATCAAGGATGTCAAAAACACAGATGAAGTTATTAAGAGTGTGAGGCCAGCCATCATGGCTAAACAATATGGCAACGAGGATTTCATTGCTGGACTTGTTGCTAAGGCATGCATTGCCATCCTGCCAGAGCAAACTACATTCAATGTGGACAATGTCAGAATTTGCAAG GTTCTTGGAGCTGGTCTCCTGCAGTCTGATGTCCTCTCGGGAATGGTTTTCAAGCGCGAAGTCGAAGGAGATGTCACATCTGTCGAGAAAGCTAAGATAGCCATATACTCATGCCCCATTGACATCACCCAAACAGAGACCAAAGGAACAGTTCTCATCAAAAGCGCTGATGAACTTCTCAACTTTAGCAGAGGCGAGGAATCTCTTTTGGAGAAACAAATCAAAGACATTGCTGACACTGGTGTAAAGGTTATTGTAGCGGGCGCGAAGTTTGGTGACATGGCACTGCACTTATTGAACAAATATGGAATTATGGCTGTACGTCTTCCATCGAAATTCGACCTTAGACGTGTTGCTAAGACTGTTAATGCTACT gtACTACCGAGACTGACCACCCCCACAGCCCAAGAACTCGGCTACTGCGACATAGTCGCCGTAGACGAAGTGGGCGACACCCGCGTTGTCATCTTCCGGATGGAGAGCACCGAGTCTCGCATCTCCACTGTGCTCATCAGAGGCTCCACCGACAACTACATGGACGATATTGAGCGAGCTATCGATGATGGCGTCAACACATTCAAGAACAGTGCTCGAGATGGGCG ATTCCTGCCCGGCGCCGGAGCGACGGAGATATCGCTGGCGGCGCGCCTCCTGCAGCACGCCGACACGCTGCCCGGGCTGGCGCAGTACGCGGTGCGCAAGTTCGCGCTCGCGCTCGAGGCCGTGCCGCGCGCGCTGGCCGAGAACACGGGCGCCAACGCCACCGAGGTCATCAACAACATCTACAAGGCGCACAAG GAAGGGAACAAGAACGCCGGATACGACATCGAATCGGAAAATAACGGCGTATGTGACGCCAAAGAAAAGGGCATCTTCGACGCCTTCGTACTCAAGCGATGGGGCCTCAAGTACGCCGTGGAGGCGGCCACCACCATCCTCAAGGTGGACCAGATCATCATGGCCAAGCGCGCCGGCGGACCCAAGGCACGGCAACCGCAAGGCAGTGACGACGAATCTTAA